From the Candidatus Cloacimonadota bacterium genome, the window ATAATCATTAGGTTGTTCCGTAATTCGCATATTGATTTTGTCCAATTCTAATTCCAAATAATTTATTTTAAGTCCTTTTAATAACTTGTTAAAATTCGTTTCTGAATATTCAAAATCACTGAATATTATTTCGCTTATGGTGTTTCTTTCATCAGAATTAAAATAATCTAAAATCTGCGATTTGTTCTTGATAAACTCAATAGGATTTTCCTGTTCAATCAGCAACTTGATCAATTTTTTACAGCTATTATCCACGAAATATTCGGGTAAATGCCGATCAATAAATTCAAAAGTTTGTTGCGGATAATTTATGAAATATTTCAAAATTTCCTTTTCATCGAAGCAAAGATTTTTATCCACTTTTGCAGAAGCAGTCCGTTTCCATTGCCGTTTTTTTCTCATTTTCATAGAGCGAAGGAGATTATCGGGATCGATATCGAAAACTTCTGCTGTTTTGTGGATAAAGAGCTCTCTTTGAACAGGATCATTAATCAAAAGCAAATCGTCTATAAGTTCATTCACTGCGTCCTGTTTTGCTTCCAAACTTTTATCCGCATCATAATAAAATTTGATGAACTGATAGAAACTGAGCGGATTTCCCACTTTCTTTTCCAATTCTGCTTTTCCATATTCATCAAGAAAAGAGTCCGGATCGAAACCGGAAGGCATCATTATTATTTTCGGAATGATATCATTTGTCAGACAAATTTTTATCACTCGCAATGACGCAGCATATCCGGCTTTGTCACCATCGTATAAAATATTAATATTTTTTGTGAATCTCGCAAGTAATTTTATTTGATTAGTTGTGAGTGCAGTTCCAAGACTCGCAACAATATTTTCAAATCCGAATTGAAATAACTTCAGCAAGTCCATATAGCCTTCCACAACAATGGCAGAATCTTTTTTCGAAATTATGTGTTTTGTAGTGTTTAATCCGTAAAGATGGTAGCGTTTTTTATAAATAATGTTTTCCGGAGAATTTAGATATTTTGCAGAAACATCATCACCTTCCTGATAGACTCTTCCCCCGAATCCAATTACTTTTCCGTCAACAGAAAAAATCGGATAGATAATTCGGCTACGGAATTTATCATAGATTCGGTCATTTTTCATAGAAAACAATCCGGATTGCATTACCGTGTTTGCGCGAAAGCCTTTTCCCTTCAACTCTTTTACGAGAGCATCCCATTCATCTGGAGAAAGTCCAACATGAAATTTGGAAAGCGTATCCGATTGTATATTTCGATTACTAAGAAATTCTAAAGCGGATTTGCCATTGTCGCGGAAATTCCTTATAAAAAATTCGTTTGCGGTTTCGTATATCGAATACATTTCCTTATACAAGGATTGTTGCTGTTTTGATACTTCCTTTTGAGGGAGTGTTATTCCCACCCTTTTAGCCAATTTCTCTACAGATTCAACAAAGTTGATTTTCTCATATTCCATCAGAAAACTAAAAACATTCCCACCTTTTCCGCAACCAAAGCAATGAAAAATTTGCTTTGAAGGGCTAACCACAAAGGAAGGAGTTTTTTCATTATGAAAAGGGCACCTGCAATTATAATTTACTCCGGCTTTTTTTAGAGGGAGATATTCTCCGATAATATCCACGATATTATTTGCGGTACGTACATCATTTATGACTTGTTGATCATATTTCATCGGCTATCCAGTTTTTGAAAAATTAAGAATCAAATCCTTTTCTATATTTTGGTTTTATTGGGTGCAAATTTTTAATTTTTTAAATTTAATTAGTGTCCATCCGTAAACTCGCATTTTTGCAATGATTCTCCGAATGTGATTCGACGCAGAAAAACACTGATTCGTCAGATAAACGCTGATACTACTCTTTTTGTAATTAAATTTTTTATCTGCGTAAATCATTTTTTTTCAGCGTTCATCTGCGTCCAATCTATACTTTACGGACAGGCTCTAATTAATATTAGTTAATATTATAATTACAATTCCAGAATCGTCACACCATTTCCACCTTCTGCTCGGGGTGCCGGATAAAAATCTTTTAGACGGGGATCAGATTTTAAATGAAACCGGACTTTTTCTCTCAATTGCCCTGAACCTTTTCCGTGTAGAATTCTTATTCTGGAATAATCCAGCAGAATTGCCTGATCTATGTATTTATCCACTTGTGGCTGAGCTTCATCAAAAGTGAGCCCCATAATATTTAGTTCAAAGGGGATTTCATGGGTTACATCGCTGGTTATCGTTACTTGCGGAGCCATTTGATCAGCATTTTTTTCCCTATGTTTTGGAACTTCGTAAATATCATTCGCTTTACACGAAAAGATGAGACCGTCAGCAATAATTGTGATAGAATTTTTTGATATGTTTTGGATTTTTCCCACAATATCGAGGTGTTTGTGATAGACTTTTTTCCCAACAACATGTTTTTTGATAGGAACTAATCTCAAATCTGATATTTCATCTTTTTCGAGACCAATTTTCTTTTGCTGCTTATTTATTACATTCCTCAAATTCTTTAAAGAATCTTTCTCAATTTTGGGTAATGTTTTCGCCCTTGATTTTATTTTTTTAAATTCATCTTCAAGTTCCGAATACAAATGAGCAAGGTTTTCTTCCGTTTGGTCCAGCAAAATCTTTTTTCGTTTCTTTTCAATTTTATCCCAGTCTTTTTCTTTTTGTAAAATGGAATTCATTTTTTGGTCAAGAATTTTGTTTTTTTGGTCATAATCAAATATTTTTTGCTCAAGCAAATTCCTCTGTTTTTCTGTCTTTTTCAGGAGATAACCAAGTTGAAGAGATTTGTCATCAATAATTTCACGAGCTCTCCCCAGTATTTTTGGGGAAATATTATATTTTTGGGCAATGTCAAGGGCATAGCTGTTTCCCGGAAATCCAACATCGAGAATGTACATCGGTTTCATCTTTTTCTCATCAAACCGCATTGAAGCATTTTCACATTGGGCATGCTCTGTGGCAAATATCTTCAATTTATTCAGATGGGTTGTGATGATCATTTTAGATTTCAGATTCATCAATTCTTCGATCACAGCTTGAGCAAAGGCAGAACCTTCTTCAGGATTGGTGCCGGTTCCGAGTTCATCTATTAATATTAAAGATCTCTCATCAGCATGACTAAGAATATTTGTAATTTTTTTTATATGTGATGAAAACGTACTGATTGAATCTTCGAGAGACTGCTCATCATTTATATCTGTGAAAAATGAAGTAAAAAAACCGATTTTTGCTTTCTTCGCTGTTACCAGCAAACCGCATAAAGCCATAATCGTAAGCAAACCAACTGCCTTAAGAGTTACGGTTTTTCCACCGGTGTTAACGCCGGAAATTATCAAAGAGCGATAATCTTTTCCCAGTTCGAGGGTGAAGGGAACTATCTCCTGTTCGTCCTTAAGTGCAGAAAATAAAATCGGATGTTTTGCTTCCTGAAAGAATAAAACAGGTTCTTCTTTAACCTCTGGAACGGTTCCGTTTACATCCACAAAATATTGAGCGGTTGCCTTAAAAAAATCCATTTTTTGAAGAATCGTCAGGTTTTCTAAAAGATCGGATTGACTCTCCCGTAATTCATTAAAAAGGCTTAGCAGAATACGATAAATTTCTTCTTTTTCCCTATCGTAAAGTTCAATGATTTTGTTATTTGTTTCAACCACAACAAGCGGTTCAATATAAACCGAAGCACCTGAATGCGAGCTGCCGTGAGTTACGCCCTTCAAAGTGTTTATCGAGCCACTTTTTATTGGGATGACGTATCTATTATCCCTTTTTGTGATAACATTATCAAAAGTGATGGTTCGATATTGTTTGGTGTTTAGAATTTTTTCCAATTTTTCAATGATTCTACTTTTTTGAGATTTTCTTTCCTTACGAATTCGAGCAAGTTCTTTGCTTGCAGAATTTTTAATCTCACTTTTTATATCGAAAGTACGAGAAAATTTATTTTCGAGATCGGAATGAAGATGAATTTTTTTTACCAAAGCAAATAGTTTGGGAAAATTTTCATCGTTAAATGAAGAATTTTGTTTTAACTGATTTGCAATTTGAATATTTTTTGCAAACAATAATATCTCCGGAATTGAGAAAGGATCATGGTGTTGGAAACGGTCAAATAATTTTTCGGTATCAGCCAATCCGGTCAAATCAATATGGTTTCCCTGCCTAATATAATTTACAGTATCCCAGATTGTTGCACTTCTCTCTGTTATTTCTGCAATTACAGATAACGGCTTGAGAGTTAAAATAAATTTTTTTCCGAGCGAAGAGGAGCAATATTCGCTAATAATTTGTTGGATTTTTCCAAACTCAAGTTCTTGGAATGGAGTTTTCATTTAAAATTTGTGTTTGTGGTTTTGGATAGTGATTGATATTTAAGATTTCGTTTTATGGTTAACAAAGCTTTAGATTTGACATTCTTGTCACCTTTTTCAAATGCGTAAAAATAATGAGTTTAATGTCCTCCAACAAATGAATAAAGATGTTTACTTTTCAAAAATCGTCAATTTTATTCGTTACCAATTTCCTTTTGAGTTGCAATAATTCGTTTCCGAAAATACCCATTATTTCATCATACATATCCCTGATTTCTTCTGGCAAATAGTCGTGAACTATTCTATTGCGAACATCTCGCATTTGCATCCACAATATAACAGAACTTATTATTTCCAATTTTTCCATCCGATTCAATAAATCTCTTATGGTTTCAGAATTTTCACCATACATTAATTTTTCATAGCTTCTGAAATATTTTAGGCTGATCTCAATTGCACGAATAAATCTATCACATAAAGCATCATAAGGCTCTCGCTCGCGAGGTGTATAGTATTGGTTAATTTTATAGGGTTTAATATATTCAAGTGACGCCTCTACTAAATTAATCGCACTAATTGCTTTGTATAATGCCGTTTTTGTGATAATCTTTTGATCTTTTTTCATTTCAATTTTTCCATTTTAATGACATTCAAAAATGCTTTTTGCTCTTTTGTAAGTTTAGTTTTGTTCATTACAACCACATCAATTTTTTCCTCACATTCCATAAAAAATTTTACGGAAACTTTTTGCGAAAGTTTGTAGGCATTTTCAGATGAAAATATTAATATATCAATATCTCCACCCTTTTTAGTATCATTAATCCTTGAACCAAATAAGTAAACTTCACCATTTACATTTTCAATAGCTTTGTTTATAGATTCTAGTTCTAATTTATCCAATCTCATTTTCAATAACTCTACCAAATTACATTTTACATTCGATCTCTGTTAACACATGCAAAAACCGTCCTGATATTTTAAATCCGTTAAAGACATTCAATATAGGACGGTTACGATTGATCAAAGATTTATAAAAAAAAGAGTGCTATCTTCTACCTCTTTTTAATTTACGCATTTTGGCTTTTAATTCTCGTCTTCTTTTGTCGCTTGGTTTTTCGTAAAACCTATGATTCTTTATATCAGATAAAACACGAGCCTGTTGCACTTTCCTGTTAAAACGACGGAAAGCATCTTCGAAATTTTCTTTTGGTCTAACTTTTATTGTTACCACTAATTTTCCTCCGAGGAAATTTTTGGTAAAATCTACAATGGTGCTTCTTTATGTCAACTAAATTGTGGATTTTCTTACTAATGCTTCTCTTTTAACTGTAGAGCAGGAATCCCTGTGGGTGTGAAAAATAAGATGGGACACGAATCCTTTCGGGTGTATTAATTCGATGAAGATACGCAAAATATTCTAAAATTCATTGACACTATTTCCGCTTCTCAAACATCTGGATGAAAAAATAATATTATGGAGATACTAATGAAAATGAAAATTTTTATTTTAATTTTAATGTTTACAATTGTCGCTTTCATCCCTGCATTTGCTTGGAGAAGCGGTGAGATGGAGGTGAAGGTAACACTTCAAAGTAGCGCTGATTACGAAAAACTCCATTCCTTAAAATTGGACGGAGATGTATATCCAACCGGATATGCTCTAATGTATGTGATCCCGCATGAACTGGAAAAAATCAAGTCTTCCAATCTGAAATACACGGTTTTAAAAGAGGACTTGAATAAATATTACGAAAATTATTGGTTACAAGATGTTCCTCCCGGGTATTACACTTTTGCTGAAATCGTTGATATTGCCGATAGTCTTTCCACAAATTTTCCGGAAATTTGCCAAAAATTTGTTTTTGGCGAAAGCATACAAGGAAGAGAACTTGGTGCCTTAAAAATTTCGGACAATCCCGAACTCGATGAAAATGAAGCAGAGGTTATGTTTGACGGTGGAATTCATGGTGATGAAGTAGGAGCATCGGAAAATGCCATTCGTTTTGCCAGACTTCTTTGTCTGGGATATGACTCTGATCCTGAAATTACAGAGCTGATAGATAATCGTGAAATCTGGATTTACTATTGTGTTAATCCTGATGGTCGTTTTGCTATGAGCCGCCGAAATGCAAATAATGTGGATCTGAATCGTGATTGGGGTTATATGTGGGACGGCTGGGGTAGCAGTACCGGCGCCTATTCTCAGCCAGAATCAAAAGCCTTACGAAATTGTGCTTACAATAGGCAATTTGTCGTTCATACAACTTATCACAGTGGTACAGAATATATCTCCTGTCCGTGGAGTTATCGCCCTAACCACTGCCCAGATTACGACCAAATCATTCAACTCGCAGGAGTATATTCTTCCAGTTCTACTTATCCCAATCTTGATTATGGGCAAGGTTGCACTGGCATGTATGCAATCAATGGAAGTTCAAAAGATACAAACTACGGGGCTATGGGTGCGATAAGTTGGTCAATGGAAATCTCCTACAGCAAACAACCTCCTTCTTCCCAAATTATGATGTACTTTAACCGAAATGTACCGGCAATGCTTGCTATAATCGAATACTCCGGTTATGGAGTTGAAGGAACCGTGACAGATTCAATATCAGGCGAACCGGTTTCCGCAGTTGTTTTTGTGGACGATTTTTTTCCCACTTATACTGATAAAAACGCCGGGGATTTTCATAAATATGTTCTACCCGGAACTTATTCGATCACAATCGTAGCAAATGGCTATCAAACAAAAACGGTTGAAAATATAATTGTTTCTGCAAATAGTTCAACTACAACAGATTTTCAACTTCAACCTGCTGACGGACAATTTGTTTACAAAATTTCATCTTCACAAATCCCTGATAATAATTATTCGGATGAGGGTGATACTCCGGGTGTGATCGGTGTTCCTGACAACCGTAATTATTCAATCGGTAAAAACGGCTGGGTTGTGCTCGATATGCAATTCCCCATAGCGGATGGTCCGGGAAATGATATAATTGTTTACGAAGGAGACACCTCAGCCGAAGGTTATGACTGTTACGCCGGCGAAACAATTGACGGTCCTTGGAATCTTCTCGGTGCGGGAAATGGTACGACAGAATTTGACCTTGCTATGGGAACAATGTTCGAGGCACAATTTGTCAAAATCGTTGATGACGGTGACGGACAACAAACAGCTGCAAATGCAGGTTTCGACCTTGATGCAATCGGAGCTCTCGAAAACTCATCCGGGGTTTATATCGGAATGATAAATTATGAAGTGGATGACAGCGGAGGAAATAATAACGGAAGAATTGATCCGGGTGAAACCGCAGACATCCTCGTTACTTTAAGAAATAATGGTGATGAAGTTGCCAATTCTTTATCCGGTTCAATTGACACATCTTCACCCTATCTTGAAATAATTTCCGCTAATTTCGATTTTGGAAATCTCGAACCCCAGCAAACAGTCGAAGGCTCTTTTACTGTTCATGCTGATGAAAGCACTCCCACAGGTGAAAATGTTCTCGTAGATTTAACAATATCCGCTAATAACGGATCATACACCAACGTATTCGAGATGGAATTTTGCATCGGAAGTATCCCGGCTCTAATTGTTGATTTTGCCCCAAGCCAGAACTCCGGAACTGTTATTGAAAGCGTATTAAACGATATCGGTGTAACTTGCGAATATCAAAATACAATCCCCACGGACCCGAATTTATACACAACGATCTTTGTTTGCTGCGGAATTTATAGTGGCAATCATGTTCTTAGTTCAGGCGAAGGTCAGACACTCGCTGATTATCTCGCTGATGGTGGAAATCTTTATCTCGAAGGTGGAGATACTTGGTATTACGATGACCCAACTGCCGTGCATTCCATGTTCAATATAACTGGCATATCCGATGGTTCCGGTGATCTGGGCACCATACTCGGAGCAAACAGCACTTTCACAGAAAACATGAGTTTTAATTATTCTGGCGACAATAACTGGATAGATCATATTCAGCCGAATGGAGATGCATTTACAATTTTTAGCAACCAATCCCCTAGCTACGACTGTGCGGTTGCGTATGATGCAACTGATTACAAAACGATCGGAGCATCATTCGAGTTCGGAGGTTTGGATGATGGCACAAATACAAAAGCAGAATTAATGACCGAATATTTGAATTTCTTCTCTCCAACTGCTCCAACCGGAACAGTAGAAGGTTACGTAACTGATATTGATTCGGGACAACCAATCGAAGGAGCCGATGTGAGCGGAATGGCTACAACAGACTCAGATGGATTCTTTACTTTCGAAATGCAAGTCGGAATTTATTCTTTTTCCTGTAGTGCAGCCGGTTATGGAGAAATAACAATCGATGAGGTGGAAATTTTGGCGAATCAAACTACAGAACTTGATTTTGAATTGGAATACCTAAACCCGCCCGCAAACCTTACCGCTACTGTAAATGGCAATGATGTAATTCTTGAATGGAATTCTCCGGCAACCGAAAATTTAGAATTTGACAAATCTCATAACAAAAAAGAAAAATCCGATTGTCTCGAAACAACTCGCTCGCTTACCGGTTTTAAAATATATCGGGATGATGAAGAGATCGCCGAACTTGATGATCCTGCTG encodes:
- a CDS encoding M14 family zinc carboxypeptidase, translating into MKMKIFILILMFTIVAFIPAFAWRSGEMEVKVTLQSSADYEKLHSLKLDGDVYPTGYALMYVIPHELEKIKSSNLKYTVLKEDLNKYYENYWLQDVPPGYYTFAEIVDIADSLSTNFPEICQKFVFGESIQGRELGALKISDNPELDENEAEVMFDGGIHGDEVGASENAIRFARLLCLGYDSDPEITELIDNREIWIYYCVNPDGRFAMSRRNANNVDLNRDWGYMWDGWGSSTGAYSQPESKALRNCAYNRQFVVHTTYHSGTEYISCPWSYRPNHCPDYDQIIQLAGVYSSSSTYPNLDYGQGCTGMYAINGSSKDTNYGAMGAISWSMEISYSKQPPSSQIMMYFNRNVPAMLAIIEYSGYGVEGTVTDSISGEPVSAVVFVDDFFPTYTDKNAGDFHKYVLPGTYSITIVANGYQTKTVENIIVSANSSTTTDFQLQPADGQFVYKISSSQIPDNNYSDEGDTPGVIGVPDNRNYSIGKNGWVVLDMQFPIADGPGNDIIVYEGDTSAEGYDCYAGETIDGPWNLLGAGNGTTEFDLAMGTMFEAQFVKIVDDGDGQQTAANAGFDLDAIGALENSSGVYIGMINYEVDDSGGNNNGRIDPGETADILVTLRNNGDEVANSLSGSIDTSSPYLEIISANFDFGNLEPQQTVEGSFTVHADESTPTGENVLVDLTISANNGSYTNVFEMEFCIGSIPALIVDFAPSQNSGTVIESVLNDIGVTCEYQNTIPTDPNLYTTIFVCCGIYSGNHVLSSGEGQTLADYLADGGNLYLEGGDTWYYDDPTAVHSMFNITGISDGSGDLGTILGANSTFTENMSFNYSGDNNWIDHIQPNGDAFTIFSNQSPSYDCAVAYDATDYKTIGASFEFGGLDDGTNTKAELMTEYLNFFSPTAPTGTVEGYVTDIDSGQPIEGADVSGMATTDSDGFFTFEMQVGIYSFSCSAAGYGEITIDEVEILANQTTELDFELEYLNPPANLTATVNGNDVILEWNSPATENLEFDKSHNKKEKSDCLETTRSLTGFKIYRDDEEIAELDDPAATTYTDYDITGGEHTYYIVAIYDNGYSDPSNIVTVFCNGINQNELPSKTRIIGNIPNPFSNSTKIKFSIKQTAFAKISIYNIVGQKLATIVSSKFDPGFYQIEW
- a CDS encoding Smr/MutS family protein — its product is MKTPFQELEFGKIQQIISEYCSSSLGKKFILTLKPLSVIAEITERSATIWDTVNYIRQGNHIDLTGLADTEKLFDRFQHHDPFSIPEILLFAKNIQIANQLKQNSSFNDENFPKLFALVKKIHLHSDLENKFSRTFDIKSEIKNSASKELARIRKERKSQKSRIIEKLEKILNTKQYRTITFDNVITKRDNRYVIPIKSGSINTLKGVTHGSSHSGASVYIEPLVVVETNNKIIELYDREKEEIYRILLSLFNELRESQSDLLENLTILQKMDFFKATAQYFVDVNGTVPEVKEEPVLFFQEAKHPILFSALKDEQEIVPFTLELGKDYRSLIISGVNTGGKTVTLKAVGLLTIMALCGLLVTAKKAKIGFFTSFFTDINDEQSLEDSISTFSSHIKKITNILSHADERSLILIDELGTGTNPEEGSAFAQAVIEELMNLKSKMIITTHLNKLKIFATEHAQCENASMRFDEKKMKPMYILDVGFPGNSYALDIAQKYNISPKILGRAREIIDDKSLQLGYLLKKTEKQRNLLEQKIFDYDQKNKILDQKMNSILQKEKDWDKIEKKRKKILLDQTEENLAHLYSELEDEFKKIKSRAKTLPKIEKDSLKNLRNVINKQQKKIGLEKDEISDLRLVPIKKHVVGKKVYHKHLDIVGKIQNISKNSITIIADGLIFSCKANDIYEVPKHREKNADQMAPQVTITSDVTHEIPFELNIMGLTFDEAQPQVDKYIDQAILLDYSRIRILHGKGSGQLREKVRFHLKSDPRLKDFYPAPRAEGGNGVTILEL
- a CDS encoding nucleotidyltransferase substrate binding protein translates to MKKDQKIITKTALYKAISAINLVEASLEYIKPYKINQYYTPREREPYDALCDRFIRAIEISLKYFRSYEKLMYGENSETIRDLLNRMEKLEIISSVILWMQMRDVRNRIVHDYLPEEIRDMYDEIMGIFGNELLQLKRKLVTNKIDDF
- the rpsU gene encoding 30S ribosomal protein S21 yields the protein MVTIKVRPKENFEDAFRRFNRKVQQARVLSDIKNHRFYEKPSDKRRRELKAKMRKLKRGRR
- a CDS encoding nucleotidyltransferase domain-containing protein, whose translation is MRLDKLELESINKAIENVNGEVYLFGSRINDTKKGGDIDILIFSSENAYKLSQKVSVKFFMECEEKIDVVVMNKTKLTKEQKAFLNVIKMEKLK
- the dnaG gene encoding DNA primase produces the protein MKYDQQVINDVRTANNIVDIIGEYLPLKKAGVNYNCRCPFHNEKTPSFVVSPSKQIFHCFGCGKGGNVFSFLMEYEKINFVESVEKLAKRVGITLPQKEVSKQQQSLYKEMYSIYETANEFFIRNFRDNGKSALEFLSNRNIQSDTLSKFHVGLSPDEWDALVKELKGKGFRANTVMQSGLFSMKNDRIYDKFRSRIIYPIFSVDGKVIGFGGRVYQEGDDVSAKYLNSPENIIYKKRYHLYGLNTTKHIISKKDSAIVVEGYMDLLKLFQFGFENIVASLGTALTTNQIKLLARFTKNINILYDGDKAGYAASLRVIKICLTNDIIPKIIMMPSGFDPDSFLDEYGKAELEKKVGNPLSFYQFIKFYYDADKSLEAKQDAVNELIDDLLLINDPVQRELFIHKTAEVFDIDPDNLLRSMKMRKKRQWKRTASAKVDKNLCFDEKEILKYFINYPQQTFEFIDRHLPEYFVDNSCKKLIKLLIEQENPIEFIKNKSQILDYFNSDERNTISEIIFSDFEYSETNFNKLLKGLKINYLELELDKINMRITEQPNDYDIIREKSNIKQKIKQLKSNFKGGAVRKLLRQLS